The nucleotide sequence NNNNNNNNNNNNNNNNNNNNNNNNNNNNNNNNNNNNNNNNNNNNNNNNNNNNNNNNNNNNNNNNNNNNNNNNNNNNNNNNNNNNNNNNNNNNNNNNNNNNNNNNNNNNNNNNNNNNNNNNNNNNNNNNNNNNNNNNNNNNNNNNNNNNNNNNNNNNNNNNNNNNNNNNNNNNNNNNNNNNNNNNNNNNNNNNNNNNNNNNNNNNNNNNNNNNNNNNNNNNNNNNNNNNNNNNNNNNNNNNNNNNNNNNNNNNNNNNNNNNNNNNNNNNNNNNNNNNNNNNNNNNNNNNNNNNNNNNNNNNNNNNNNNNNNNNNNNNNNNNNNNNNNNNNNNNNNNNNNNNNNNNNNNNNNNNNNNNNNNNNNNNNNNNNNNNNNNNNNNNNNNNNNNNNNNNNNNNNNNNNNNNNNNNNNNNNNNNNNNNNNNNNNNNNNNNNNNNNNNNNNNNNNNNNNNNNNNNNNNNNNNNNNNNNNNNNNNNNNNNNNNNNNNNNNNNNNNNNNNNNNNNNNNNNNNNNNNNNNNNNNNNNNNNNNNNNNNNNNNNNNNNNNNNNNNNNNNNNNNNNNNNNNNNNNNNNNNNNNNNNNNNNNNNNNNNNNNNNNNNNNNNNNNNNNNNNNNNNNNNNNNNNNNNNNNNNNNNNNNNNNNNNNNNNNNNNNNNNNNNNNNNNNNNNNNNNNNNNNNNNNNNNNNNNNNNNNNNNNNNNNNNNNNNNNNNNNNNNNNNNNNNNNNNNNNNNNNNNNNNNNNNNNNNNNNNNNNNNNNNNNNNNNNNNNNNNNNNNNNNNNNNNNNNNNNNNNNNNNNNNNNNNNNNNNNNNNNNNNNNNNNNNNNNNNNNNNNNNNNNNNNNNNNNNNNNNNNNNNNNNNNNNNNNNNNNNNNNNNNNNNNNNNNNNNNNNNNNNNNNNNNNNNNNNNNNNNNNNNNNNNNNNNNNNNNNNNNNNNNNNNNNNNNNNNNNNNNNNNNNNNNNNNNNNNNNNNNNNNNNNNNNNNNNNNNNNNNNNNNNNNNNNNNNNNNNNNNNNNNNNNNNNNNNNNNNNNNNNNNNNNNNNNNNNNNNNNNNNNNNNNNNNNNNNNNNNNNNNNNNNNNNNNNNNNNNNNNNNNNNNNNNNNNNNNNNNNNNNNNNNNNNNNNNNNNNNNNNNNNNNNNNNNNNNNNNNNNNNNNNNNNNNNNNNNNNNNNNNNNNNNNNNNNNNNNNNNNNNNNNNNNNNNNNNNNNNNNNNNNNNNNNNNNNNNNNNNNNNNNNNNNNNNNNNNNNNNNNNNNNNNNNNNNNNNNNNNNNNNNNNNNNNNNNNNNNNNNNNNNNNNNNNNNNNNNNNNNNNNNNNNNNNNNNNNNNNNNNNNNNNNNNNNNNNNNNNNNNNNNNNNNNNNNNNNNNNNNNNNNNNNNNNNNNNNNNNNNNNNNNNNNNNNNNNNNNNNNNNNNNNNNNNNNNNNNNNNNNNNNNNNNNNNNNNNNNNNNNNNNNNNNNNNNNNNNNNNNNNNNNNNNNNNNNNNNNNNNNNNNNNNNNNNNNNNNNNNNNNNNNNNNNNNNNNNNNNNNNNNNNNNNNNNNNNNNNNNNNNNNNNNNNNNNNNNNNNNNNNNNNNNNNNNNNNNNNNNNNNNNNNNNNNNNNNNNNNNNNNNNNNNNNNNNNNNNNNNNNNNNNNNNNNNNNNNNNNNNNNNNNNNNNNNNNNNNNNNNNNNNNNNNNNNNNNNNNNNNNNNNNNNNNNNNNNNNNNNNNNNNNNNNNNNNNNNNNNNNNNNNNNNNNNNNNNNNNNNNNNNNNNNNNNNNNNNNNNNNNNNNNNNNNNNNNNNNNNNNNNNNNNNNNNNNNNNNNNNNNNNNNNNNNNNNNNNNNNNNNNNNNNNNNNNNNNNNNNNNNNNNNNNNNNNNNNNNNNNNNNNNNNNNNNNNNNNNNNNNNNNNNNNNNNNNNNNNNNNNNNNNNNNNNNNNNNNNNNNNNNNNNNNNNNNNNNNNNNNNNNNNNNNNNNNNNNNNNNNNNNNNNNNNNNNNNNNNNNNNNNNNNNNNNNNNNNNNNNNNNNNNNNNNNNNNNNNNNNNNNNNNNNNNNNNNNNNNNNNNNNNNNNNNNNNNNNNNNNNNNNNNNNNNNNNNNNNNNNNNNNNNNNNNNNNNNNNNNNNNNNNNNNNNNNNNNNNNNNNNNNNNNNNNNNNNNNNNNNNNNNNNNNNNNNNNNNNNNNNNNNNNNNNNNNNNNNNNNNNNNNNNNNNNNNNNNNNNNNNNNNNNNNNNNNNNNNNNNNNNNNNNNNNNNNNNNNNNNNNNNNNNNNNNNNNNNNNNNNNNNNNNNNNNNNNNNNNNNNNNNNNNNNNNNNNNNNNNNNNNNNNNNNNNNNNNNNNNNNNNNNNNNNNNNNNNNNNNNNNNNNNNNNNNNNNNNNNNNNNNNNNNNNNNNNNNNNNNNNNNNNNNNNNNNNNNNNNNNNNNNNNNNNNNNNNNNNNNNNNNNNNNNNNNNNNNNNNNNNNNNNNNNNNNNNNNNNNNNNNNNNNNNNNNNNNNNNNNNNNNNNNNNNNNNNNNNNNNNNNNNNNNNNNNNNNNNNNNNNNNNNNNNNNNNNNNNNNNNNNNNNNNNNNNNNNNNNNNNNNNNNNNNNNNNNNNNNNNNNNNNNNNNNNNNNNNNNNNNNNNNNNNNNNNNNNNNNNNNNNNNNNNNNNNNNNNNNNNNNNNNNNNNNNNNNNNNNNNNNNNNNNNNNNNNNNNNNNNNNNNNNNNNNNNNNNNNNNNNNNNNNNNNNNNNNNNNNNNNNNNNNNNNNNNNNNNNNNNNNNNNNNNNNNNNNNNNNNNNNNNNNNNNNNNNNNNNNNNNNNNNNNNNNNNNNNNNNNNNNNNNNNNNNNNNNNNNNNNNNNNNNNNNNNNNNNNNNNNNNNNNNNNNNNNNNNNNNNNNNNNNNNNNNNNNNNNNNNNNNNNNNNNNNNNNNNNNNNNNNNNNNNNNNNNNNNNNNNNNNNNNNNNNNNNNNNNNNNNNNNNNNNNNNNNNNNNNNNNNNNNNNNNNNNNNNNNNNNNNNNNNNNNNNNNNNNNNNNNNNNNNNNNNNNNNNNNNNNNNNNNNNNNNNNNNNNNNNNNNNNNNNNNNNNNNNNNNNNNNNNNNNNNNNNNNNNNNNNNNNNNNNNNNNNNNNNNNNNNNNNNNNNNNNNNNNNNNNNNNNNNNNNNNNNNNNNNNNNNNNNNNNNNNNNNNNNNNNNNNNNNNNNNNNNNNNNNNNNNNNNNNNNNNNNNNNNNNNNNNNNNNNNNNNNNNNNNNNNNNNNNNNNNNNNNNNNNNNNNNNNNNNNNNNNNNNNNNNNNNNNNNNNNNNNNNNNNNNNNNNNNNNNNNNNNNNNNNNNNNNNNNNNNNNNNNNNNNNNNNNNNNNNNNNNNNNNNNNNNNNNNNNNNNNNNNNNNNNNNNNNNNNNNNNNNNNNNNNNNNNNNNNNNNNNNNNNNNNNNNNNNNNNNNNNNNNNNNNNNNNNNNNNNNNNNNNNNNNNNNNNNNNNNNNNNNNNNNNNNNNNNNNNNNNNNNNNNNNNNNNNNNNNNNNNNNNNNNNNNNNNNNNNNNNNNNNNNNNNNNNNNNNNNNNNNNNNNNNNNNNNNNNNNNNNNNNNNNNNNNNNNNNNNNNNNNNNNNNNNNNNNNNNNNNNNNNNNNNNNNNNNNNNNNNNNNNNNNNNNNNNNNNNNNNNNNNNNNNNNNNNNNNNNNNNNNNNNNNNNNNNNNNNNNNNNNNNNNNNNNNNNNNNNNNNNNNNNNNNNNNNNNNNNNNNNNNNNNNNNNNNNNNNNNNNNNNNNNNNNNNNNNNNNNNNNNNNNNNNNNNNNNNNNNNNNNNNNNNNNNNNNNNNNNNNNNNNNNNNNNNNNNNNNNNNNNNNNNNNNNNNNNNNNNNNNNNNNNNNNNNNNNNNNNNNNNNNNNNNNNNNNNNNNNNNNNNNNNNNNNNNNNNNNNNNNNNNNNNNNNNNNNNNNNNNNNNNNNNNNNNNNNNNNNNNNNNNNNNNNNNNNNNNNNNNNNNNNNNNNNNNNNNNNNNNNNNNNNNNNNNNNNNNNNNNNNNNNNNNNNNNNNNNNNNNNNNNNNNNNNNNNNNNNNNNNNNNNNNNNNNNNNNNNNNNNNNNNNNNNNNNNNNNNNNNNNNNNNNNNNNNNNNNNNNNNNNNNNNNNNNNNNNNNNNNNNNNNNNNNNNNNNNNNNNNNNNNNNNNNNNNNNNNNNNNNNNNNNNNNNNNNNNNNNNNNNNNNNNNNNNNNNNNNNNNNNNNNNNNNNNNNNNNNNNNNNNNNNNNNNNNNNNNNNNNNNNNNNNNNNNNNNNNNNNNNNNNNNNNNNNNNNNNNNNNNNNNNNNNNNNNNNNNNNNNNNNNNNNNNNNNNNNNNNNNNNNNNNNNNNNNNNNNNNNNNNNNNNNNNNNNNNNNNNNNNNNNNNNNNNNNNNNNNNNNNNNNNNNNNNNNNNNNNNNNNNNNNNNNNNNNNNNNNNNNNNNNNNNNNNNNNNNNNNNNNNNNNNNNNNNNNNNNNNNNNNNNNNNNNNNNNNNNNNNNNNNNNNNNNNNNNNNNNNNNNNNNNNNNNNNNNNNNNNNNNNNNNNNNNNNNNNNNNNNNNNNNNNNNNNNNNNNNNNNNNNNNNNNNNNNNNNNNNNNNNNNNNNNNNNNNNNNNNNNNNNNNNNNNNNNNNNNNNNNNNNNNNNNNNNNNNNNNNNNNNNNNNNNNNNNNNNNNNNNNNNNNNNNNNNNNNNNNNNNNNNNNNNNNNNNNNNNNNNNNNNNNNNNNNNNNNNNNNNNNNNNNNNNNNNNNNNNNNNNNNNNNNNNNNNNNNNNNNNNNNNNNNNNNNNNNNNNNNNNNNNNNNNNNNNNNNNNNNNNNNNNNNNNNNNNNNNNNNNNNNNNNNNNNNNNNNNNNNNNNNNNNNNNNNNNNNNNNNNNNNNNNNNNNNNNNNNNNNNNNNNNNNNNNNNNNNNNNNNNNNNNNNNNNNNNNNNNNNNNNNNNNNNNNNNNNNNNNNNNNNNNNNNNNNNNNNNNNNNNNNNNNNNNNNNNNNNNNNNNNNNNNNNNNNNNNNNNNNNNNNNNNNNNNNNNNNNNNNNNNNNNNNNNNNNNNNNNNNNNNNNNNNNNNNNNNNNNNNNNNNNNNNNNNNNNNNNNNNNNNNNNNNNNNNNNNNNNNNNNNNNNNNNNNNNNNNNNNNNNNNNNNNNNNNNNNNNNNNNNNNNNNNNNNNNNNNNNNNNNNNNNNNNNNNNNNNNNNNNNNNNNNNNNNNNNNNNNNNNNNNNNNNNNNNNNNNNNNNNNNNNNNNNNNNNNNNNNNNNNNNNNNNNNNNNNNNNNNNNNNNNNNNNNNNNNNNNNNNNNNNNNNNNNNNNNNNNNNNNNNNNNNNNNNNNNNNNNNNNNNNNNNNNNNNNNNNNNNNNNNNNNNNNNNNNNNNNaaaaaatctttaaaattgattaatcaCCTGTCGAGAACCCCATTGCGAGGTTTTCTTATTTGCGGAAGTAACTTAGTCTCAAGAGCATCTCCTAATTTCTCAGTGACAACCCATTCGTTCACTCTCCCTCCTTCGAGTAAACCAATGAAAGTGCCTTTGGTTCGATGCATGGCCATAACATTCTCGAACAAAACCCAAAATACCACGAGGTAGAATGATCTACATGCATACCAATATTAATATAGTTCATAAATGTGCGGTACATATAGTATTAAATTAAGCAAGCTAGCTACTATATATGAATTGATCCAAGTGGTACATATAGTTCATTAGTTACTAACCTTGGAGTGGCAATGGCATTGAAGAGAGTGATCATAAAAGGAAAGTAAACAGTTGACCAAGTAGGAATGTTGACTTCGGGAAAGAAAACGCTCGTAGGAAGAATGAGacaatagaagaagaaggtgaagaaatgGACTATGATCTTCCTTACGAAAAAGAAGCTATAGATCACATACAGTTTCTTCCAAATCGTCACTCTCTGTATCAAGATTACCAAATCAAGTTCATTAAtaccaaatttttcaaaaaatatattaagatcAAAACCATAAAAGAAACGTAATTAAATTTGGCATGCATGCCTCACTCACGTTGGATGTTTAATTTGTCTCTCTcataatggaaaaataaaaaattggtgGCACGTGTGTGTGTGCCTtagaatgaaaaaattaataagttgGAGAATAATACTGTAGttgtatctttcttttattttgggtcGGACACTAGAATAAAACTGTACCTTATTGCTAATAATTTCCATAGTCATTTTTCTGAAAAGATTAGCTGGACCGCATGACCATCGATGTTGTTGGAATCTGAAAGCCTTAAATTGGCTTGGTAGCTCACTTTTCACCTACAATCGCAATCATAcatttgtatattaaaaaaaacgatttAAAGCTCAGTTATTTGATATCCACACGTTAATGCATAATTCTTTATATTATTCCATTATTCCTGTGGGAATTAAATCATGTGCTGCAACAGTGCATAAAGTGGGTGCACAGCAACAACACATGTGACGAATATGAATTAAGATTTGGACTGGTTTTATACGAggttagatttgttttttttcttcttttatattacAAATAGTCCAAAAGAGCTGAAAATACCGCAACGTCGTTGACGAAGACAAATTTCCAGCCGTGTAGACCGACACGTACAGCCAAGTCCATGTCTTCGACGGTGGTTCGGTCTTTCCAACCTCCTGCTTCTTCCATTGCGGCCATTCTCCATACACCCGCAGTACCTGTAAAACTCCCAATTATATTGACGTAACcgtataagaaacaaaattatattgagAGATTTTGCAAAATTGCTAGATCAATTTGAatgtgtatatttattttttattttgtcgaccaaacaaaatgtgtatatttattattttcaaaaaaaaaaagtgtatatacATTGTTATTGGAAAAGTCAATATTTGTATATTCATTTATTATCATTTGGTTTTGGGTAGAAAAttcataatatttcaaaatatcattttatttatttattcaagagattaaagttatatatatagaacaaatGTGGCTTGTTTTATGCTAGcaattatactaaataaaagtaggagctataagtttctaaggctgtccacctaagctttaaaacaaccaatagggattcaacatgtcactaattaacatttttagaaatttgcagaattttatatattaaaaattattttaaataacctatcaggatttgacatctcattcattaacattttctaaatttccagtatattttagaaaaagaaaaattttaaatttatggaaataaaaaaaaactatgtacaacATCTCACattggctagaaaatttttagacaatggttcaaacaagtataaataagattaatatgcttccaacaacgaatgagcaggaaagcttgatttatcatgcgtccaagtttaaaagttttattcggtttgatccggttttttatttgatcaaactaaaactttaaaaagtttcaaaataatattataatatttaaatttttaaaagttttaaatattataaatactgaaaattttaaaagctcttagcttttaaaaagtttttaaatattataattttaaaattttaatagtttaaaatattataaatattgaaacttctaaaagttttagctttaaaaaggtttcaaaatattataatttttaaattttacaaatttcttaacatttataagcttttttaaaaaaataaaatttattaattttaaaaatttgaaatattagaaatattggaacttttaaaaggttcaaatattaaaatatttaaactttatagaatgtttaaaatattacaattacttaacctccatagaaattttaagatagtatatctatactaataaaaagttgaagctataaactcctaaaggtgttcatataggattttaaaaaaccaatcagaattagatatttcgctaagaaattttttggaaatatagtagtaaactatattattacgattatttagaaaaacaaaaataaaattcataaaaataaaagaaatatgtacaacgtccaacatcggctagaaaattttagacaatggctgagaaccattataaataaaaaaaatatgtttttaactataaatttatcaggtttgcttgatttatgcttatttatcaggtttccaaatttaaaagttatttgatttattttagcaaattaaattttttaaaggtttaaatatttattatataatgtttagaaatattatgaatacctccataaaaatgtcaaaatattataattatttaaactctataaaagtaaaagtgtcattaatatttaactctaaaaaatgTTACAGATAATTAAATTACATCtaaattttgcaatattttaaatatttaatctcttttaaaaatttaaaagtttaagaattactaaatattatatatcaaattttttaatatattaaaaatatcttacttatctccgtttgtgctttatatctcttatgagctgtaaaacatgtttttgtgtatgaatttacagatgatttgatacttttgcaatagaaaagtttatttttaagtctaagaaagaaggattgacgtcgcaagaccttgatttgatgttatttgagtttaaagaagaaggatcgacgaaaagcacaaatattgtttttactatacatgtgttcgtattactttctctgcaagtaaggattttggtttgagaagtagatggataaaattatcaataattgagtgcatGTGTTGATTATGctggttttcatgaattgcacaatttttatgagaaataaatgattttggtcttggggtttgatgggttaacaagttatgtggtagtctaaaaaaatatttttcagtgaaagaatgtgaaaaagttgacgaggaagaacaagaagaagagtataacaaaaaattggacggtaaaagtaacgatgacattcaccataaaatttgacaatgaaaatgacaagaaagaatataaaaaataagaaaacattaaataaaaaacataaaaacataggtgatagcgatcaattaaatatgaaaacgagataaattcatgattataaatttgtttcatttttctggtGGCCAAAGAAATGATTTAAGATATGTGAagtcaccagtttgatccgccttgcctggacgtcgagttagattcatgattttttatcagatttgattttaaaatacaactaatttttctatttttaaaatttgtgtatatgaaatttatttttttccttaatagtaatttaaagtttactctaagataatatttcattaccgtcatcaatcatatataaatttttttatcaaataaacccatgcgtagcgtgggttcaaaacctagttgttagtaaaaaataaaaacagtgaAGCTAGAAAGAATATAAAAGTGGGGAGGatctaagaaataaaatatgaagttttttaatttttttttttttaatttttttatgaagtaTGTGACCACAGACCACAAGATAAAGTATTTAATAAATGTTGATAAGGATGTACCATTGAAGCCAAAGAAGGCATGTCTAGTGGATCCCGATTCTTGCTCTGCCGTGAAATGGTAATTGAGAGACATCTCCTGCATCCTAGTCATCAAGCACTTCTTTGCGTTCACTGCACCAATGATTAGCTTCTTTAATCATATATGACTATGGTCAGTAAACACCTTggaaattgttttgtttgtataaacTGCAAGTGTAGTCCTACCAAATTTCCATCGAGCTTGAACAAGAGCAAGCTCCGGATTGTGGATGAGAAATGGGATAGTGCGTTGGAGGTAATCGGGCTCTGGCTGGAAATCGGCATCGAAGATGGCAATGTAGGTGCATTGTTTGACGTAGCTATGTCTCATGCCTTGTTTAAGAGCTCCAGCTTTATAGCCATTTCTATTGTCTCTCCTCTCACATTTTATGTTAATGCCTTTTCTTGCCCATTTCCCACACTCTATGTTCACCATATCCTGCAAATTAGTAACACAGTAAACGATTGATATCATTGTggttataattaagaaaaaaccacaacatgttaattgttttaataaaatattatttggaaTTTGTGAAGGcaatttattaataaaacttgcaacaaaaaaaatgtttttcttctttttaaaggTAATTAAAAACTCTCACTACTCACtagtaattaatatatgtaCCATGATAGTGGGATCAGTGGAGTCGTCTAAAACTTGAACGATTAGGCGATCCAATGGCCATATGAGTCCGCAAGCAGCACCAATGGATAACTGAAACACCTGTGAGAGTTAAAGGTTACTTAAAAGCTGCATCACTAGCTAGCTAGGAGTAAATAACTGAATACAAACTCATAAAACTATAAGTAAATACGTACCTCTCGTTCGTTGTACATAGGGATTTGGACAAGAACCATGGGATAGTTTTGATCTCCGAGCTCCATGTCCTCTTGCATTGCCTCCCATTTGTAGATCTTCTCGGGTTTGCGTTTAAACAACTTGACGTAAAATACTACAATGTTCATATAAAAACTCTCGACGAAAACTAACAGTGAGATGAACAAACACATAGCCACCAAACACTTGAACATTGGGACTAGAAGTAgacttctcatttctctccACCACATCATAGTCTCCATGCTTATTATCTACACTGATCTTCAGTTCTTCACTTCACAGTTCACACCGACACCATTATATACTTCAAGCTTTTTTCTCTAAAAGTCGCAGCTGCAACCTCAATTATTCTGTGGGAATAGAAAATGTAACTATTATCCTCAGAATGAAGAAGTGGGAGTGAGATAGAATTTTGAGGATTTAGAGATTGGGGTATTTCTTGTTCTGTCTATAAGTGACTGACTATACAtagattctctttttttgtttaatcaagtaatttgtctttagttttcttttttagaggttttgtttctattttgatTCGTCGTCGTTTTACGGAATTATGTGGACCAGATCTAGAACATTATGATAACTAGTGGGAACAACAAGATGAGAAAAGGACCAAACAATGTTTATAACTTTTAACTCATCAgtcttagtatttttttattcataacttgCACGTGATACTTTTACACATGTTACAACTGGCTACATAATACACCTAATTGAATCGCAGAATCGGTATCGGATACCGCCTTTTGACAATCTACACTAGTATTATTTGATCACGCATCTATCAATAGTCATCTTTTAACTTtcattttgttaaatatataattgcaAATACATCATATAATATGTTAAGTTTTATCATACACTTAATACAGTACAACTTTAAAATGTACAATGCAATATTATGGTAGGTGCGTTAAAAATAAACCGCGCTAAGCATGTTTCATTTGAAGGTAAATACACAAATTAACacgtttgaactttgaagtgaaaaagaatccaagtcTTAACTCTTCACTATACATATTAGTGCAGTGGCAACCATAATCTCGacaaaataaatgtgaattaaAGACAAGTACCACTGTAAAATAATTAAGCAATGATGTAAATATCAAGAACAACATCAATTAATGATCTGTCTGTGAAATTAAGAATTGACAACCGTAATCTGATCCCCTAGTTGTTTCGTAGGAAAGAGTCAAATTTTTTACTTATGTCTGAAACTAGTGAGAACGTAACCGGAGTAAACCAGTACGATTGGGTCAGTAAGGACGAGATATTGCTCTGAATAAAAACAATACTTTCCTAATTATTGGAATTATTTAATCCTATTTTTTAGGAACCACCACAACTTATCTtaatctttatttctttctcctttgtAAATATTATCACAAACTCAAGTGACTCGATTATTAGATTTGATCGCATCTATCTTTCAATGGTGTGTTGCGTTGAAATGATTGAATCTTCTCGTTTGGCAAAGGGTACACaaacttttatgtatataaccTTTAGAAAAGTCAGATCTGAGAGTGAGAAATGTCCTTTGCACTATGTTCCACTTGACTTAGAGCTTTGTCCCTTTCATAAGCAAGTGGCAAATGTCAACTTTTTAACCATGACTCGCGCCGTGTGGTTTACGCGCTTTTCTCgagaaaatgtaaaaaaccTCGACAAGGCTTACCAAACCAAAACGGGTATAGAGCCCAGCTGGGGTATTATTGTTCTTTGTTTCCCATCAAGACTATTTAAGGCCCATTTATAACATATGCGCTATTTGGGTCTATTTTTGTCATGAGATTTTGCAAAGTATATGAAACCTGAGAAGAATACGCACAAAAAGTATCGTAGTGAGTCTAGCTACAAGAATTTTGAATCGCAAACGAGGATATACCCTAAAGAAAGACGATCATCtgacaaaaagaaaggaaagacAAACTTTAGGACGAAGCAAATGCGTGTCTCCTCCTCGTGGGCATTGCATGATGCATGGCTACCTATTTTATCATTTTGCCCACCACAAACTTAAACACCCCAAATCATTTTTATTGACTCTTTCTCTCTACAGAGCCGTTGCGAAACtttcatataaatattatgtcTAGTTACAACacgccaaagaaaaaaagaaaaaaacaatataatatattttaccgCATGTGGTAAGTTTGTCCTCTTCTAATTCAAAAGATTCATTGGatccaatgatttttttttttaaaacataacgTAACTCGAAcatttgttctgttttgctcTTATTCACAAAAATCACAATCtctataattaaaataatgtaatCAATCCTAGAGAGAAACGAttatatatagtctacaaaatcTTATAATCAcactaacaacaaaaaaaaacggctATGGAATTAAACATAAGACAATTTCAAAGTATAAGAtctcataaatatttttatatgttttacaaaaaaaaataaaagggagaaaaggtaaaaagaacaaaaaaaggtttttatttatttttattgttcagGAATAGTAACTAGGACTGGTCTCCATGGTTTTCTCAAAATCCTCAACCGAAATGATTGAACCGAACCGGACGAACCCAATCTTCGACCCGTTAACTCTCTCCCGTCACCGTTATAAGCAACGGAGCGAACTGTCACCGACGACAGATTCTCGCTCCTCTCTTCTCGGCCAATCTCTTCTCTACCATTGAACGGCGGCGACGGCGATGTCACCAAGAGCTCTTTCAGTTTACACCTAGCAGCACGGTGGTTCCCCCTTTTATTTTTCCCGGAGTTTCCATCAGATTCCGGCGAATCCTCAAGGATCTGACGGAGATTGCGACTACGACTGTCGGAGCTCTTTTCGAACAGCATCCGCAGGGTTTTACGTCGCCGGAGATTAAATACAGGGCTCCTCGTCGGACTCATCGCTGGGTTCCCGGCGGCAGAGGATGCCTCTAAGCTGCGATGTGCGGCGAAGAGCTTGAATTTGTGTAGGCGGGAGAGTGACATGGTGAGATCCAACGGTG is from Camelina sativa cultivar DH55 chromosome 20, Cs, whole genome shotgun sequence and encodes:
- the LOC104769881 gene encoding uncharacterized protein LOC104769881 — its product is MSLSRLHKFKLFAAHRSLEASSAAGNPAMSPTRSPVFNLRRRKTLRMLFEKSSDSRSRNLRQILEDSPESDGNSGKNKRGNHRAARCKLKELLVTSPSPPFNGREEIGREERSENLSSVTVRSVAYNGDGRELTGRRLGSSGSVQSFRLRILRKPWRPVLVTIPEQ
- the LOC104769880 gene encoding probable mannan synthase 11 — its product is METMMWWREMRSLLLVPMFKCLVAMCLFISLLVFVESFYMNIVVFYVKLFKRKPEKIYKWEAMQEDMELGDQNYPMVLVQIPMYNEREVFQLSIGAACGLIWPLDRLIVQVLDDSTDPTIMDMVNIECGKWARKGINIKCERRDNRNGYKAGALKQGMRHSYVKQCTYIAIFDADFQPEPDYLQRTIPFLIHNPELALVQARWKFVNAKKCLMTRMQEMSLNYHFTAEQESGSTRHAFFGFNGTAGVWRMAAMEEAGGWKDRTTVEDMDLAVRVGLHGWKFVFVNDVAVKSELPSQFKAFRFQQHRWSCGPANLFRKMTMEIISNKRVTIWKKLYVIYSFFFVRKIIVHFFTFFFYCLILPTSVFFPEVNIPTWSTVYFPFMITLFNAIATPRSFYLVVFWVLFENVMAMHRTKGTFIGLLEGGRVNEWVVTEKLGDALETKLLPQIRKPRNGVLDR